The Rhodothermales bacterium sequence TGCTTGCGCCGCGCCGGCGAAGCAGGCTGCTAGCGCGAGGGGCAACAGCAGAAAGTATCGATTTTTCATAGGTTAGATCAGGTTTTCGGAACGTACACTCTTCTCTTTCAACTCGCAGGCACACCAATTATTGCACGCTTCCCAGATGCTCTTTGCGGGGAAATGAGGATGCGCGGCGCCGACCTGACGATGACAGGGAAGATGACCTCAATCGTATATGGGTGCGATTCAGGCCTCCTTTAACGGGGCTTTCCACCGAAAGATGCACCTGCCGGTTGAACGAACCGACAGCCGCGACTGCCGTTCTATGCCCACCCGAAAACGTGCGCACATGGCTGGCATCTACCTCCACATCCCGTTCTGCAAACAGCGGTGTGTCTACTGCGATTTCTACTTCGTGACGACCGTCCGCGACCCCGCGCCGTTTGTCGACGCCCTCTGCCGTGAGATAGCCGACTATGGCGAGCGCTTTGGAGGCCGCGAGCCGATCGACACGATCTACGTTGGTGGCGGCACGCCGTCCCTGCTGGCGCCGGACGATGTCGCCCGCATCCTTTCCGCCCTGGGCGATCACTTTGACACGCGCGGGGTGCGGGAGACGACGTTCGAGCTCAACCCGGACGACGGCACGCCGGCGTACCTCGATGCGATCCGTTCCGCCGGCGTCGACCGTCTTTCCATCGGGATCCAGTCGTTTTTCGAGGAGGATCTCCGGTGGATGAACCGGGCGCACTCGTCCACCCAGGCGCGGGCCATCGTACCCATGGCTCGTCAAGCCGGCTTCACGAATTACTCGATCGACCTCATTTTCGGCCTCCCGGCTCAGCCGCCCGATCGCTGGCATGCCAACCTGAATATCGCGTTGGAGTTGGAGGCGCCCCACCTCTCTACGTACGGCCTGACGGTGGAGCCGCGCACACCGCTCGGCAATCGAGTCAAACGAGGCGTCGAACCCGTCGCGACGGAAGAGGTTATGGCAGAACGGTATCGCGAAACGATGCATCGACTGCGTACGGCCGGCTACGACCAGTACGAAATCTCGAGCTTCGCGCTCCCCGGGCGTCATTCGCGCCACAACCAGCTCTACTGGCGTCATGCGAACTACCTGGGGTTCGGGCCTGCGGCTCACGCCTTCTGGTGGGACGAGTCCGGCCCCCGCCGGTGGGCCAACGCCCGAAGCCTCAGACGCTACCTGGAGACCGGCGGACAGGCCGTGGATATGGAGGAGGCGCTTGATCCGGATACCCTGGCCAACGAATACATCATGCTTCGGCTTCGAACCCGGGAGGGGCTCGACCTCGTCCGGCTGCGCGAGCGGTATGGGCGCGACCTCGCCGGCTCGCATACGGCGGATCTGGCGCGTTTCGCTGCGGAAGGGTGGGTGGAGTTCTCGGAGAGTCACCTTCACCTGACGGACGCTGGCTTCCTCCTTTGCGATGCCCTCACGGTAGCGCTTATCACCTAGAAAGCGCTTTTAAAATCCGTTTCCACAGAGTATCCTTATAGGGTCGGACACCTGTCCGGACCCAAGCCCCTTCATTCAACCTGACTCAACCATGAAGCGTCTGAACCCTTCTTTACCCTGGCTCGCCGCGCTCGCGCTCG is a genomic window containing:
- the hemW gene encoding radical SAM family heme chaperone HemW, coding for MAGIYLHIPFCKQRCVYCDFYFVTTVRDPAPFVDALCREIADYGERFGGREPIDTIYVGGGTPSLLAPDDVARILSALGDHFDTRGVRETTFELNPDDGTPAYLDAIRSAGVDRLSIGIQSFFEEDLRWMNRAHSSTQARAIVPMARQAGFTNYSIDLIFGLPAQPPDRWHANLNIALELEAPHLSTYGLTVEPRTPLGNRVKRGVEPVATEEVMAERYRETMHRLRTAGYDQYEISSFALPGRHSRHNQLYWRHANYLGFGPAAHAFWWDESGPRRWANARSLRRYLETGGQAVDMEEALDPDTLANEYIMLRLRTREGLDLVRLRERYGRDLAGSHTADLARFAAEGWVEFSESHLHLTDAGFLLCDALTVALIT